In one window of Maylandia zebra isolate NMK-2024a unplaced genomic scaffold, Mzebra_GT3a scaffold03, whole genome shotgun sequence DNA:
- the LOC106676590 gene encoding uncharacterized protein LOC106676590, whose amino-acid sequence MTLRKLCFVLLLPILVCYSDEAGAEILMKIIDKQPDVTRICSNETLNVIMLIVCKISTQRSRGEECRLLYRHGQNFEHGCDSRFTLMKENGTVFLHLTNVTAEDGGNYTCECVQTGGTYKLQLSVTVEVPISEEEENINSTDTSISLYLITAAGVVIVTGVNLAFFYWLRSRGCRSRSETIEISVRKTSSSVYDNDLGDQCRSLRQPGNDLYQNIASVRYQRNIRTHAARRAENVCKDNLEMDQMSNDYENI is encoded by the exons ATGACTCTACGGAAACTTTGCTTTGTCCTGCTTCTGCCTATACTTGTGTGTTACAGTGATGaag CTGGTGCGGAGATTCTTATGAAAATCATTGACAAACAACCAGATGTTACTCGAATATGCAGCAACGAAACGCTGAACGTGATCATGCTGATAGTGTGTAAGATCAGCAcacagaggagcagaggagAAGAGTGCAGGCTGCTGTATCGACATGGACAAAACTTTGAGCATGGATGTGACTCCAGGTTcacactgatgaaagaaaaCGGGACTGTGTTTCTCCACCTGACAAATGTAACAGCAGAGGACGGCGGGAACTACACCTGTGAGTGTGTACAGACCGGAGGAACATATAAGCTCCAGCTCAGTGTCACTGTGGAAG TGCCAAtctcagaggaggaagagaacaTCAATTCAACAGACACGTCTATTTCTCTTTATTTGATCACTGCAGCAGGAGTCGTCATTGTAACTGGAGTTAACCTGGCATTTTTCTACTGGTTGAGAAGTCGTGG TTGCCGTTCACGCTCAGAAACAATTGAAATATCCGTACGTAAAACTTCATCTTCTGTG TATGACAATGACCTGGGGGACCAGTGCAGAAGCCTTCGGCAGCCAGGAAATGATCTCTATCAAAATATCGCCTCAGTCCGCTATCAGCGTAACATCAGGACACATGCAGCAAGACGTGCTGAAAATGTCTGCAAGGATAATCTGGAAATGGATCAGATGTCTAATGACTATGAAAACATTTGA